The DNA window CTTTGGCCAGTCACAGACTTGGGAGCCAGAAGGGAGAGAGGTGTTTGAGGGTGAGGGTTGGGTGGAGAGGTGCATAGAGAGAGACCCAAACAAAGCtggccttcattcattcaatatttattgactgtctaTTATGTTTCAGGCTTTGGTAGAAAAAATTAGAATCACTGCCTCAAAAGGTATATGGTCTGGTAAAAGAACCAGTTAATCAACAATTACCACAATCATGTGGTACGTTATTTGGTAGAGAAGCTTTAGGAAGCCACAGGAGGATAAAGGAGGAATTCAGGCTGGGAGGTAGTCAaggaagtcttcctggaagaggtgatgtGTAAACTGCATTTTTAAGTAAACATAGGAGTTTGCAAAAGACAGAAGATAGAGATTCTGAATGAGGGAGAAGCACAAACAAAGACCTGAAAGCTTGAAACAGGCTGGCACTGCAAGTAGCTAAGGTTGGCAGGAGCCAGGGCAGAGGAATGGGGGCAGCAGGTGTGATTGCTGGACAGCCAGATTAGCGGGCAGTGCCCAGGTCCTGGTCGGTCTCCTGGACTAGGCAAGGTGAAAGGACTTATCCTGGAGCTAACAGAGCCTCACCCAAACACTGAAGTGGGAAGAGGACAAAGCCAGAGTGGCGTTTCAGGAAAATCACTGTACCTTGTGTGGGGCAGGATCGGGAGGGCAAGTGTGGAAGCAAGGAGACCTGCTAGGAGGAGGCTCGTGTTCACTCGTGCTTTACCATTGCCACTGGCACATCCTTGCAGCTTGAATTAGGCAGCCCCATGGAGGGCTGCTCACTGATTATAGACCTGCCCTTAGAGGCCTGGCCGGCAGACAGCGGGCTCGGCAGGGCTATGACAGCAGGTGCACAACACAAAGCCCCTGCCAGCCATCCCATCACAGCGACATCACTGAGTCCTGCGTGGGCCTCACAGCCCTGCCTTCCGCTTCTTTCTCACCCCTACTCCCATCTGCTTCAGTTTATGCCGACAGATACCTACTGAGTAGCCCCTCTGGGCCAGTGGGAGCGCGACCGGCACAGCAGCTGTGGGCTTCCAGGCTGGCGCATGTCAGAGGCGCAacctcgctctcgctctcgctcatcccctcctctcccctctccctcctgctccttaGGCCAGAATCTCATGGAGAAAGGGAGGTAGACACGCTTTGGGGAACTACGTATGCGTGCTACATGGGTGTGTCCCTCGCGTGCCCCTGGCAGGCACGCCGTCATACAGGTCAAGGGTCGTTGTGACGTGCTACGAAGGGCagatatgcatgtgtgtatgaaGGGCAGCATGAGTGATCCCAGATGGCAGGTGGGCAGCACCCGTTGTGACGGAGGCAGCAGGGAGGCCTGATCCTAGGCAGCCTTGCTCTCCAAGTCCCATCTTTGCTCCACACGTGGAGATAGGGCTGTTTCAGGCCTCGCCAAACAGACCTGGTGTCTGGGTTCAAGGCCATATACTGTGTGGGGCAGGAAGCACCAGAAAAACCTGTGTCACTTCCCACTAGGTGATCGTCCACGGACAAGGCAGCAGCAAAGGCCCGAAGCAGGATGTGGACATGTGGCTGTGGCAGCTGGCAAGTGGGGCCCCCAGGAAAGAGGGGGGCACAACCTCCTGCCCATGGGGACCAGTCTATACCTGGTCCAGCTCCCAGGGCCTCCTTGCCAAGGCAGACTCAGGATGCTCAGACAGGTGTCGAGGCCTCCATTCAATTCTCCGGTTCCTCTCCCCCAGGAGGGCTCCTCCATGGTGATGATGGAGGGCCAGCACCTGAGCCTGACCCCTGATGACAGCCTCCTGGTGCCAGCCGGGACTGCGTGAGTCCATGGGAGGACTTCCCCCCGCTGTGGGACTGCCGTCCTTCCCTTGGGATCCTCAGGGCCCAGCCTTGTCTGACCCCTGCTCACCTGTGTCTCCACAGGTATGTCTGGGAGCGAGGGCAAGGCTCTGTGGCCCTAGCTGTGACCCAGGACCCCACTCGCAAGAAGCCCCTGGGGTGATCATCTTGCTGTGGGCCCAAAGCAGCCACAGCATGTGCTGGAGTGCCACCCCTGCCAAGctgctctcccagcccccactgcTTCTAGGTGTACTGCTGCTGAGTCACTCAGCGTCCCCTGCCGCTGGGTCCTGGACACCACTGTCATTATTCTCCTCCCATCCTCTTGGCCCAGACGCCAGGTTCCTGAGGGGCCAGTCGCTCCCCTTCTCCTCTAACAACCCTTAGCCCACCGCCCCACAGCTCTGCCAGGGGGTCTGCACCCTGAGGCTGGGCTGCCTCTCCATCCTGCGTCCTCACAGGCTCCTTTCAGCACCTGTCTGCCACCAAGGCAGCTCTCAATAAAGCCTTCCGGGTGGGCGAGCACCTGTGGGTCTGCACACACCCAAGCTGTGGTCGACAGCGGACCCCATGTGTTTCTGCGACTGTGTGTTGTCTGGGGTGTCAGGGCACTGGGTGACTATGGACATGTAGAGAGTCTGGTTGGGGGTGTCCCTGTTTGGAGGGGCTCTCCTCACGGTGTGTATGGCCCAATCCACACAGGCTCCTCTGTTTGTCCTGGGGGCACAGCTGAtgtcatctctctgtctctttcccactTACTCTTTTTACATCATGTTAAAAAATAGCATCTGTTAGGTTTTTCTCTCCCAATAACGGGAGGGATTTCTGCTAattgtagaaaacataaaaacacaaaatcccCTACCTAGCGTTAACCACTGTTAATACTTGAAGATTTTTATAAACCTGTAAAGAGCATGAAGCCGTACGAGGAGCTTGGCAGGGGAGGGGTGTCTGTCCATATCCCCCTGCTCTGGGCTACTGTGTCCAAAGACTCAGAGGGCTCCTGGACCTCCTGTGGGGTCAGGGGTGCTGGGAGTCCCAGAAGCAACAGTGGGCAGAAGCAAAACATGGGAATGTTTCAGGAGATCTGGGCTCAGTATCCTGACTTCAATGAGAAGTTGGAAAGGGCCCGCATGTGGGGGTAACTAAAGCTGGATCTGGACAGAACAGGTCCCTGGTTAGCGTCAAAGCTTCCTCCGGAAAACTTGGGGTCTGAGCCCTGCCTGCTCCACGTGGCTCACCGCTTCGATACACTCCACTGAAGAGCAGAGGCCATAACTGTACCTCTGCTCACGCACATCTCGACCCCTGAGGGCTTTCCTCTCCtccaagcaaagaaaaaacactACCAGCCTCCCCCAAATTTACAAACCATCCAGGGCGATGAGGGCAGAGGCCTGGTCTGTGCCTGGGCTGCAGCAAAGTGTGGCTCTCTGGGGAAGCTGAGACGAGAACACGGGAATGTCCCGGGAGGCCTCCTGGCTGGGTATGAGTGGCCACAAGAGGGAGTTGGTCCCTAGTGCctaatcagagagaaaataatgaaaattagatcttctgtttttctgaacACAGCTCTGTGCCAGGGAATTGCCTAGAAGTTCTTACATACGTtgttgcatttaatcctcacaactctccAGGAAGGTGGTAgcaccccattttatagatgcggCTCAGAGAGGTTTGGAAACCAGGCAGCTCTGTTTCCAACCGAGGCCTGTCTATATTCAAAGCTAGGATGGTGGTCTCACCACCCTgcacactgtgggcatagcctgTCTGCCCTCAGCTTTGGCCAGATGGGAGCCAGGGcaggggagaggcctggaggATCCGGGAGAGGAGCCAGCATCCTTGTGCCTGAAACCCAGGGGCCAAGCAGAGTGGGCAGCACATGGCATACTGCTGACCACAGCCAGTTGGCAAGGGTGGGTGTCAGGTTCTGGAACCTGGAAGCACAGCTTCCCTTGGTGCTGTCCCAGGTTATCCGGAGCCTGAGGCCCTCATCTTTGTCCACAGGCCTGGCCACGTGGGCTCCTAAGAACACCGTACAGTAGGACAGCAGGACTTGCCCCAGCTTCCCACTACTCCCCTCTCTAAAGTGAATGCTGGGtgaaggtggaggtggggaggcagTGGGCAGGGAAACTCAAGGACTCTCAAGATTGTTCTGTTCAGGGGAGAAGCCCCCAGGTCCCCCGATCATGGAAGTAGAAATAGGCAGGGGAGCCCTCTGCCTGCGGGATGTACGTCATCATATCCATGGACCTGGCCCATCACAGACTTTGGAACCATCAGAAATCGGGGAGTAACTACTGCAACTGGCAGAGCACAAACAGGCTGGTTCCTACAGGCTGTGTGCACGATGGTCAGGTGCAGACTGGactccccacctctctcccccaGGACAACAGCCTGTTGGCTCCACAGCCCCAGTGGCCAgagctggtgggggcagggaggcggCCACCCAGCCTGTATACATGATGGGGGTGGGCGGATATCTAGGGTGGTCTGCATGATCCCGGGAACTAGGGGTTGCCAGGACCAGCTCCTGCCTTCAGCAAGCAAATGTCTGACCACTCAGAGCTGTGTACACTCTCCCCCAACTCACCCCAGCTGGGCCTTCCTCTCACTTCGGGGGCTCCTTGGGCCTCCATGTCACCCCTGCTGAGCCCGGCTTTCTCCTCTGCCAGGGGCAGCACAGATGCCACCCCCCAGTCTGGGTTCAGAGACTTGGTTGGGGGGGTCGCCCAgcacagggaggtggggagggagaaagggatggatggggcgggggaagagggtggggcaGACGGAGGGCTGCCGGTTCCCTTTTGTTAGCAAAGGGGAACACTGGGTGTTTCTCAGGGCTGTGCGGAAGCTGATAAAAACCCTGGGATACTGAGTCATTGTGGTAGCCAGCTGATAGAGAGCACTCATCTCTGAATATTGATTCCGGGGTAGAAAGGCTGGAAACTTCTCTCAGGTCCATGCAGCACATGGAATTCCACAACTTCagttctccctcccctcttccatctctctctccctcctctctctctccctcctctctctctccctcctctctctctccctcctctctgcctccttccctccctccctctccctctgccttcaccACTGCATCGGGGACCCCGGCTCACTGCCACCCCACCTCTTCTGAGAAGGTATCTGACTTCCTGGTGCCGGTCCTGGGCGTGGAGTTCGTCCTGGGCCTGGTGGGGAACAGCCTGGCGTTCCTCATCTTCTGCGTCCGCATGCGGCCCTGGACCTCCAACACGGTGTTCCTGGTCAGCCTGGTCATTGCCGACTTTCTCCTGATCATCAACCTGCCCCTTCGCATGGACTACTACTTCTTCCACGAGACCTGGCGCTTCGGGGGCACCACCTGCAAGGTCAACCTCTTCATGCTGTCCACCAACCGCACGGCCAGTGTGGTCTTCCTCACCGCCATCGCCTTCAACCGCTACCTGAAGGTGGTGCGGCCCCACCACGCGCTGAGCCGGGCCTCGGCGTGGGCAGCCGCGCGGGTGGCAGGGGGGCTCTGGGTGGGCATCCTGCTCCTCAACGGGCACCTGCTCTTGACCACCTATCCCAGCCGGGTCTGCCTCAGTTACCAGCTGGGCGCGGCCCCCTCGCCCTGGCTCCGCTGGCACCAGGCACTGTTCGTGCTGGAATTCTTCCTGCCACTGGCGATCATCCTCTTCGCCATCGTGAGCATCGGGCTGACCATCCAGCGCCGCGGCCTGGTGGAGCAGGCGGGCCCGCGGAGGGCCGTGCGCATGCTGGCCGCGGTGGTGGCCGTCTACGTCGTCTGCTTCTTGCCCAGCGTCCTCTTCGGCATGGCGTCCCTGGTGGCTTTCCGCCTGAATGCCTGCCCTGCCCTGAACATTTGCACACAGCTCTTCCATGGCTCCATAGCCTTCACTTACCTCAACAGCGTCCTGGACCCCGTGCTCTACTGCTTCTCCAGCCCCAACTTCCTCCGCCAGGGTCAGGCCCTGCTGGGCCTCCGCCAGGGCTGGCAGGGCTCATCCAGCAATGAGAGCTCCTGCCAGCCCACAGCTCGGCTCCAGGCCTCCAGGAAGGCAGAGGCCACAGGGAAGCTGCAGGCGGAGGTATCACCGGAGTAAGGGAAAGCCCTTCCCGGGACTAGAGTCTGCCAGGAGGCACAAGTTCACTCCCTAGACTGTTACTAGCACAGCCTGCCTGAACCAACTGGACAAGGGACATCTGCCAGAAGCCAGGTGCGtggcaggaagaagaaaggtCGTGGCCTTACAGAGTATTATGTCCCAAGTGACAGCCCCAGAATGCAGGAAAGAGCAGAGGGCAGGCGGAGACAGGCAGGGGGTGTGGGAGCCCCAGCTCAGATGGAAGGCGGCAAAGCTGCCCAGTTCCTAGTCAGAGCTGAGTACTGTGAAAGAAGTCTTGCTTCAGAAATGGGACAACTGCATTTTCTGTTATCTCGTTTGTCCCTTTCAATACTAGTCAACTTCCTGTGGAAAATACAAGcctgtcttggctgttgtaaggAACTTGAATAAATGTCTTTGGATCCATCCAGCCCGGGCATCAGCAGTGTTCAAAGTGAGTACCCAAAGGTGAAGGGAAACTGGGGACAGAGTGGGGGAGCTGTGCAGGGCACTGTCCTTCCACATTGCTCCTGGAGCCGTGAGGGGTCCTCTAAGGCAGAATGCTTTGCTGGGTGAGGTCCTCAGGCCCGCCTGGATCTTGGGGAGGCACCTGCTCCCCTCTGGCCTTCAACTCCCCTTCTTAATTCTGAGGTCCTGCCCAAGGcacccagggccctgccctcctctcccctggGATGATGTGGGGATCTTCAGCCTTGGAGGTTACCACCTGCACAGTCCTAGCTTGGCGCCAGCCCTGCTTTCCTCAGCCCAAAATGTACTTCCCTGGCCATGGAATATGTGGTGGCAGATATGCCACCAAACAGGACCCCGAGAGAAGGCATGGGCCTCAGGGTCACCAGAGCTGGCTCACAGCTCTCCCCTAAAACCCTTATGCCCACCTCTACccctttctgttctttccatCTGCCTGTGGTTAGTGTCTGAGACCATCTGGGCTAAACATCCACTGGCCTGGCCCCCCAGGCACAGGAGTGTACCTGGCATGAATCAGGGTTTGTTCTCTTGTAGGGGAGTAGTGGTTGGCCATACTGTCCAAAAGGGAAGTCACAGGGTGGGGGCATAGCCTTCAAGTTTCCCAAGGGGCTACTTAGAGGTCACTAACGCCCAGACATGCACCTCCTGAACTTCGGGTCTTCAGCTCTGGCTACTTCATGAAATAAACATCTCCCCACAACACACGTGCCCCTCCCACTGGGGGCAATAGAAGGGACCAGAATGATTGTCCACTCATCACCCCAGACTTCTAGTCCTAGGGTACAGTCTGATGATGGGGACCAAATCCTGTCTCCCCAACTCCTTTTGGAGTTTTGATCCACTGAGTCCAGCCTCTCATATTGTGGAAAAGGATGCTCTCCCTGTTAGGAGCCCCCGGGAACGGAGGCCCGAGTCTGGAGAGTCACCTACACCCCAGGAAGGAGGCATCCAGGAAGTGTGGATGTTGGGGTGCGAAATGGAGAGAAGGTGTCAGGCAGAGGGAGTGGCCTGGGGGACAAAGGGTGGGATGGATATTGAAACCCATTTCCTCTGTGTCTTCAGTCCTCTTCCCTTTTTTGAAAACTACCAGCTGCTCTTAGAAATCCAGATACAGAAGGACCCAAACCAAATGTGAAAAAGGCCCCTCCGAGGTGACTCTTCATGTCTCTCTGTCCCCCATGGTCCCCTGCTCCATCCCTCCACTCGTTGCTGGTAGAGGCGCTCCCAGGGAACTTCCCACCTCTCCGCCCTTTGGCACCATGGGGAGAAGCGGCCCAAGCCTGGGCCAGCCCAATCTCAGCCTGAGATTTGTAGTTTCCAAGTCAGACACTTTTATGAAAGGCCCAAACACTATGTAGGCCGGGGACTGAACACTTTCTCACGCAGCCCCCACGCCCAGGGTGTGCTGCCAGAGCACTCAGTGAGGAAGGCAGTTATTGGGGGTAAGGGAtgggggaaaaggaagaggaggaagaagaggaggaggaaaaagcaaaTTGTGTTGAAGTGCAGGGTTTTCGACCAATGGGAAGGGAATGCTCATGGTGGTACAAGGTGAGGTAAAGGCAGGCTGAATAAAGACCCCATCTCCTACATTTGGGTTCCAAATAGCATCTTGGTCCCTGGGGTGGGCTGCACTATTCAGTGTGAATGTTGGGCAgtgcctcctctctcctctttctcctagTGTAACCTGCTGTCACCCTAAGGGGCGAGGAAATGGCATCCATAACTCTGGGGACTCCTGTGCAGGAAAAGAGCAGGCAAGGCCGGCTGATGGGCCTGTAGTCACTAATCATCGAACATTTACTGGGCCCCCACCAGTGCCCAGACACTAGGCTACAAAGGCAGACGATACGACTCTGACTTTGAGCCCCTCCAGGCCAAGCCTGGTAGACACAGACCTGCGCATGGATCAAATACAACCCCAGTCAGGGAAATTCAGGGCATCGGAGGTAGCAAGGCACCTCTGAGAGCGCAGAGGGTTGGAAGAGCTAACTCTGCCCAGGTGTCAGCGAGGTAACGTACATGAGCTGAGCGCTGGAGGATGACAGCAGTGCAGGGAATGGTATCCTGGCGTGGGGAAGAGCCTGAGCCACGGCACAGAGCTGAGAACAGATTCGGTGTGTCGGGAGGGGTGAAAAGATCACTGAGGCAAGAGAGAAGGaggcctacacacacacacacttaggagGGAGAGAAGACAGGCAGACGGGGCCCTGCAAGCCCAGGGGCCTGGGGTGGTCCCATAGACAATCCAATAGGGCAGGAAGGGAAGTGTGCGTGAGGTTTTTAAGAAGTCGAAGattttgcattttgcattttgatCAGTTAACTTTGGTAGCACTGTGGACACAGTGCTGGGCAGACACAGGGTgatggggtgtgggagatgaCCTCAGTAGGAAACAGTGTATTCCAAGCTAGGGCCTGAACAAAGGCAGTGGCACAGAATGTGAAGGTGCAGACAGAGGCACAGCCCAGGTGAGGAAGAGAGGTGACTGTGGACGATGGGTGCTGGTGACACAGTGAGGACACAGGTGGCAGAGCAGGCTGGGAGGGGCAGATTAAGAGTTAAGACAACTTGTAGGGTCTCCAGGTAAACACATACAGTAGCACCCTTGGGCTGGAGATAGGGTTTCAGAATCTTCCTCTTATGAAATGGGAGTTGAGCTTATAGAAATGGAAGAGGTCACAAGGGGAGAGCGTGAAGAGGACTCAGAATCATGCTTTAAAAATCCCCACAAGCGAGAGACACACAAAGGAAGACCCAGTGAAATGCCCAGAAGAATCCTTTaataggaagaaaaccaggagtagcaataaaaatagcataaaagAAGTCAAGGCAATCTCTTTGCCGAAGTAAAGAGATTGCccattaaaaagaacagaatagaggCACCATTTATGAGGGTAAAAGCCGAACATAAAACACCCAGACAGGCTGCAAAGTGCTTCATGCAAGaataaagcattttcaaaatacCTAATTGCATGCTGAAGAAAGTTCATCTGAAAACTACAGTGTGTGTCTGCCACTGTCGGGTCAAGCATCTTAGACTGACCACCTGGATTAACCACGCATTGTCTGGTACTAGTAACACAAGCTTTTCAAGAAGTGATAGACTGTCATCTGTATACAGTTTAATAGCATGCAAAACACATTCTATATTGGTTATGGATTCACAGAGATGTATAAATTATATGCAATTATGCATTGGGATGATCAAGTTAAAGAGAGTGCTTGCTTCTGAGATGGTGGATCATGGACGAGGGGTGCACAGGTGACTACCACTATAGCTGAAATTATCTTtgtaaagaaatctgaaaaaataacTGGGAGCAGTATCTGAATGTTACTGAGCATTGCCCCGAGTAGAGAATAAAAGGGGTTGGTGTCATGAACCA is part of the Rhinolophus ferrumequinum isolate MPI-CBG mRhiFer1 chromosome 13, mRhiFer1_v1.p, whole genome shotgun sequence genome and encodes:
- the OXER1 gene encoding oxoeicosanoid receptor 1, coding for MQHMEFHNFSSPSPLPSLSPSSLSPSSLSPSSLSPSSLPPSLPPSPSAFTTASGTPAHCHPTSSEKVSDFLVPVLGVEFVLGLVGNSLAFLIFCVRMRPWTSNTVFLVSLVIADFLLIINLPLRMDYYFFHETWRFGGTTCKVNLFMLSTNRTASVVFLTAIAFNRYLKVVRPHHALSRASAWAAARVAGGLWVGILLLNGHLLLTTYPSRVCLSYQLGAAPSPWLRWHQALFVLEFFLPLAIILFAIVSIGLTIQRRGLVEQAGPRRAVRMLAAVVAVYVVCFLPSVLFGMASLVAFRLNACPALNICTQLFHGSIAFTYLNSVLDPVLYCFSSPNFLRQGQALLGLRQGWQGSSSNESSCQPTARLQASRKAEATGKLQAEVSPE